CCCGGACGGTCAGCCCGCCGGGCACCGGGCGGATCGCCCGGGTGGGGCAGGTCCGCAGGCAGGCCCCGCAGCCCTGACAGGCGTCGATGACTACCGGCGCTGCGACCGGGCCGCCCGCCACCACCGGAGCCGTCCCGGGTCGGGGCGCGGCGACCGGGCCGGTCGGGGACACGGCGGGGGTCATCCGCGCCACCGGTAGCCCCGGGGGGTGACCATCCGGCCGCCGACCAGCCGGGTCTGCGAGCTGCC
Above is a window of Micromonospora rifamycinica DNA encoding:
- a CDS encoding DUF362 domain-containing protein codes for the protein MAGGPVAAPVVIDACQGCGACLRTCPTRAIRPVPGGLTVRADRCTGCLECLEICPVDAIRVTTERRGAP